A single Garra rufa chromosome 9, GarRuf1.0, whole genome shotgun sequence DNA region contains:
- the LOC141343028 gene encoding protein rapunzel, with product MAENEILEDQDKLKRGLVKVLECVTTISSAAAVVNPIFGVAGSLIRVVLLHVDDEDIQKLKREFGSVSRALDEISQQNQNVLLQIRKETVDGLYCRLEENIRNQFSKFMDTVEVSAAHEQRKKEFQMSFVINQCDQNLHTLYGGVMGESKIFSQPILEVYMKHSQGDQRVMENLCTRLTYLFCIGLIALMSYAAIVGDDEEALRIEWEEKMKDVARKMSEVLNSYE from the coding sequence ATGGCTGAAAATGAGATTTTAGAAGACCAAGACAAGCTCAAAAGGGGTCTAGTTAAAGTTCTTGAATGTGTGACCACCATCTCATCAGCGGCAGCGGTGGTCAATCCCATCTTCGGCGTGGCTGGTTCTCTCATCCGAGTGGTGCTGCTCCACGTGGACGATGAAGACATTCAGAAACTCAAACGGGAGTTTGGCAGCGTCAGTCGAGCCCTGGACGAAATTTCACAGCAGAACCAGAACGTATTGCTTCAGATCAGGAAGGAGACTGTGGATGGCCTGTACTGTCGTTTAGAAGAAAACATTCGTAATCAGTTCTCCAAGTTCATGGACACTGTGGAGGTATCAGCAGCACATGAACAGCGCAAGAAAGAATTTCAAATGAGCTTTGTGATCAATCAGTGTGACCAGAACTTGCATACGCTGTATGGAGGTGTGATGGGCGAATCCAAGATCTTCAGCCAGCCCATCCTAGAGGTCTACATGAAACATTCACAGGGCGATCAACGTGTCATGGAAAACCTCTGCACTCGACTCACATACCTGTTCTGCATCGGCCTCATTGCTCTGATGAGTTACGCTGCCATTGTAGGAGATGATGAGGAAGCTCTGCGCATCGAGTGGGAAGAGAAAATGAAAGATGTGGCCAGAAAGATGTCGGAAGTGTTAAACAGTTATGAGTGA